From a single Pseudomonas serboccidentalis genomic region:
- a CDS encoding inclusion body family protein: MSRVTDILVSIDTETILKKYPNISKDPKNPTLIDWHHVYMVTNQDNVVSGQAGGELDLKAQVGDLIRWRETSLSQSFEQAVIFYKFIGNAGAELISPPSPRKATACVAVPNRENPSVPSCQKVDNHYWSSETLDCGRVTYHFHFLIVDRNCQIIGCCSWDPFISIHN, translated from the coding sequence ATGTCTCGAGTTACGGATATTCTGGTTTCCATCGACACCGAAACCATTCTGAAAAAGTATCCAAACATCAGCAAGGATCCGAAGAACCCCACGCTGATCGACTGGCATCATGTGTACATGGTCACCAACCAGGACAACGTCGTCAGCGGACAGGCCGGTGGCGAACTGGATCTCAAGGCGCAGGTCGGCGACCTGATCCGATGGCGTGAAACCAGCCTGTCGCAGAGCTTCGAACAGGCGGTGATTTTCTACAAGTTCATCGGCAACGCAGGGGCCGAACTGATCTCCCCACCCTCGCCGCGCAAGGCCACAGCGTGCGTTGCAGTGCCGAATCGCGAAAATCCATCCGTGCCGAGCTGCCAGAAAGTCGATAACCATTACTGGTCATCCGAGACTCTGGACTGTGGCCGCGTGACCTATCACTTCCACTTCCTGATCGTCGACCGCAACTGCCAGATCATCGGCTGCTGCTCGTGGGATCCGTTCATTTCCATCCACAACTGA